The DNA region gagacaaaatatagtttacatgttcttaagtctaagccaaccctgtctgttttgccccatagttgcgcatGTGTCGGTTTTGTTGCttaacaaccaacccgtctatagAACATGAGTTTCATTGAATCTAACAGGTCACACTTCCAAAGAATATATAACTTTTCTCAGGAAGCAATGTTCATATACTTTTAACCTTAGTGCTTAGAATATTTGTCCATTTGTCCATCTTTTTGAAGGCTTCAAGGTCAACTTGAGGGTTAAACTAATGCATTCTGAGATGTAGTATTTTTCCCATATTTAATGAAATTTAAAAACTTAGAATTTGCATAAGGTTGTTTTTCTTGATCATTCTTTTTAAGTTAAAACAATATTTTCTATGCTTGTATATAACGTGTTTTTTATGTACAAGATGCACAGTATATTTGTATAGACAGCACCTAATATATACTATAAGAGGCATTTTACTATATTCCATTTCCTTTTTAATTCAAATTGCAATTCTGGATTCTGTTTACTACTTAAATTAGAATTTTATTGAAATTTGAGGCATTTTCAATTCTGAATTGAGcccacacgtgtgtgtgtgtgtgtgtgtgtgtgagagaggtgtgtgtcttTGATCGCTTATCTGTCGGTCAATAAAACACTTTTTGATGTGAAACTCCTTTGTAGGCATGCCATGTTTCCTCAAAGTCCATGTGGTGGTGCCATTGTCAAAAACTGATAACAGACGAGTTAGTCATCCACAAGTCATCTACCTTTATCTATGGGTCTATTGTTTTAAACTGGTTTCAGCTTGTATTTACTTTCAACCTACTCAATATTATGTTAATGCTATGTCATGTCTATGACAAGGATACCATTGCTGCatcacagctgtacatttcattTTATAGTTGCACATACAGTTGGCTAACAACGAGGGCTCACTATCCATTCACATTTGTCATAATATTTTCCACCATTTGTCCCTGATGTTGTTTGACCCCTCAGCCAGGTCCCACATTTCCTGGTTCACCTGTGGCATCAATCTCTTACCCTGGTCTATTTTTTTTCAAATTGGTCATATTAATTATTAATCTGTGATCCATTTAATGCTGCCACGTTAATTATTAATCCCACAGCGGGCTCTTTCAGATCTGAGAAGACAGTAAAAAAGGGACGGTCTCCCCCTTAGGCACTGTGCACAACCCCTGATACTGTGTGGGAGGATGatagagcgacacacacacacacacactgacacacgcaTCACAGCCATACAAAACTGAGTTCCCAGCACTCATCAGCGCCTCCACTGTTATGCAACAGCTCAAGAGTAGGAGAGATTAGAGGACAGtaggagagtaagagagaggagtAAAAACTACACTTGATGAAATTGTAGTAGGCAGTAATCCTAATTGATCCTGTTCATTACCAGACAGAAGAAATGTTTCATGTGAAGAGCTGATTGTGAGGTGATCAGTTCAGACCCAACACAAAGCACGGATACATTTTACATAACCATTGTGCATTGTCTCTTATTGTAGATAAGGATGACGTCATACATTTCTGTAAATCTAAGTTCCTGAGACATGTTACAGTACTAAAGAAATGTGTGGGGATTTTCCCCCTATTTTGAATTAATATTATACATGTAGGGTAGGCTATGCAATTGGAATTATAAGCAAGCCACACAGCCTAAAACATATTCACTCTTGAATAATATAAACTCTTGTTCAAAGTTATATAGTTACAGTATTTCCAGACATGCTTGCTTAGTTATTCTACCTTTTGATATTTTGAAGTAGTTTCACAGAAATGTCTATACAGATTTCTGCCAGCCAGTCTAGTTTTGAGTTGGGGGAGCAGTATTGAGAATGGGTGGGGATTCATATCATCTTCCCTGAGGCttaggagtggggggggggggggggggggctgcggCAGAGTGGACAGGAAAGGGAGCTCCAGATGTATCCAATCATTGGTCCTCTCTCACCTGACCCAATCATACTAGCCTGACAGACTTTCGGACACATGTTTGGCCATCAAACCTCCACAGGCCACTTTTCACCTGCAGGAAGGTAAGTGCTTTTGGGGACGCTGGCCAGGCAGAGTCCCTGGCTGCCAAAGAGGCCCAGGGTCGGGTTTCATTTCCATGAGTCATGTTTACCTACCTGTTCTACTTTGACTGAGGTCTTGTTTTGTTAAACTATATAGTTTAAGCACTCTGGATTACACTGCACTGATGTTGGTTTAAGTAAATCCAGTTGATACGCCAGCACTTTGTCTCTCATTCCAGAGTGCCTGTCCAACTCAAAGAGAACCTGTTGCTCTGTTGTATGTGGGAGATATATTGGCTGAACACAGTAATGTTGTCACTGTCATGTTTCGTTCTGTTTTCAATCCATTCCAGCAGTGCCTGTATAAATAGTGCTGAGATGGAATCCAAGCTTTCCCTGCCTGGGCCCAGTTCACACAGCAGCTTATATTTGGCCATAACTCCCACTGCACAGTTACAAGGCAGGAGTCCTTGATAGAAAAATGTTTCATCATTCTAAGCGCTTGTCCTTTCATGAAGCCTTGTGAGAGAGACGGCGAGAGAGGATCTACCTACATTTGTGATTGCCAGCTCCAGGAAGAATTTGTTGTCTTTTCTTTGGCTTTGACTAAAACTACAGACGCTCCTGAGTATCCATCACATCTGAAGTTAAGTGTTTGGATTCACTGTGGTGAAAGACAAATACAGGCTTTTTACTTCTTCACGGCAGTATTAGTCATCACAGCCACTGACTCATTCAAGTTATTCTCTTTGACAGGAGAGAAATTTAATGAGCCCCCTGAAAATCACTTCACTCTCCAGGCTCTGAAAGGTTTCTTTTTAATCCACTGAATCTGTTTTTTCATACTTCCAGCAGAGAGAGGCTTGTGAACTTTGATTTCTTTGTGCAGTGTCGCAAGCTGTACTTTTCTCTATCCTCAAAGAATCTGTTCAGATTCTCATTGACACATTGTGATTGAATGTAGCAGGCAAAGTGGtggtggtgttttttttttttttttttttttttttacatccctcTGACAATGTTGCAGGGAGAGCTTGTCTTTGGTTTCTGACGTGGGTACTCCCTTGGAAGAAAAAGTGTCCCGCTGACACTCAAAGGAGACCAATTGGTATTCTTGGAGAGACAATGCGGATTGGAGTGGAATCTCATGAGTCACATAGCAGGCACATTTTCATTCTGCAGTCAGTCAGCTGCGTTACAGTAATAATACTTAGCAGATATTACTGTTGGTAAATATGAGGATTTGTATTAGCGTCTAGTCACATTTAGGATTTTAATAAAGGTTTTATGTTTTAATCTTGGAGGGAGTAATGATTGCTATGCTATGCTAGAGATGTGTACAGATCTAGGCTCAGCTTACCTTCCCTAACTTATAACTTTAGCCTTTGGGGGGTAAAATGAGCCGCTGACCTTGGACCCGTCTCGAGGTAACCTCATCCTACTTCCTTAGGGATTAAGACAGGCTGAACCTGAACCTGTCATTCCTGGGTTCTTGTTAAGAAGCTACTGCAGTACTGTCGGGCCCTGGACCGGGCTCATCTGGCTGAGGAAATGCAAAAGATATGAAAGCCTGTGGCCCCCTGACCCATTGTTTATGAGCTGCCACAATGTGTTGAGGCTTCCTCTGAGTCATTGTGGTTTGGCAGGCAACACCCACAGCTTGGAGCTAGCCTCCACAAATGTGCACACGTACGCTATAGCCCATCCTCACATAAACCTCTTGTTTTCTAAATGTGGATTCAGCCGGTAGCTGCAGAGACAGTCCTATCATTGGCTGCTTTGCAGAACTGCAGTGAGTCTCATCACTCCTACATGATGTCATTATTGTATCATGTCACTGGTATCTTAAAGACCCCGTCACCAATTAAAATAGAATCGATGTCCCGTGACATCATAGTTATACTAAGGGATTGCACACCGGTAGCAAGACTCTTCAATGCCTTCATTCAGATGAGAAAATGAAATAATGAAATGTGATAATTTGCATAAAACAGTTCATTGTCTGTCTGCAGTATGTTTTATTATTTCTGCATGATCTGCTGGTGCTAGAAATGCAAAAGGCAAATATGGGTTTCCCATATGTTGTCAGGAATGCATCCAAATAAACATCTGTTATTTCCTCTCTGTACAGTATATAATTAAGAAGGAAGAAAATCCACCATCTGGTTTCAGTGAGTGTGCATCTGTATGACCCAAATCTCTtttctccgtccctctctctcgccctccagaCGTCATTATGGACTCCTTCAGTACTAAGAGCCTGGCCCTTCAGGCCCAGAAGAAGCTGATGAGCAAGATGGCCACCAAGAGCATGGCTAACCTCTTCATTGACGACACCAGCAGTGAGGTGCTGGACGAGCTCTACCGCGTTACGAAGGAGTACACGCACAACCGCAAGGAGGCCCAGAAGATCATCAAGAACCTTATCAAGATGGTGGTGAAGCTGGGAGTCCTCTACCGCAACAACCAGTTCAGCGGGGAGGAGCTGGTGCTGGTTGAGAGCTTCAGGTTGATTATGCTATATGATTATATTATGGCTGTAGAGAGCATTAACAGGGTTATAATGGCCTTTGATTAAGGGTTGACAGCCATGGTTGTTGAGGGCTAATTTGCACAGGTTTTTATTCCAGCCCTGATAAAAATAATCATTGTGTTGGGCTTGAACAAAAGCTGTGGTCCTCAGAGAAATTGCATGTGGTTTGCCAGCTACTGTAGTTAAGCCATCATGCATAACAACTCTACTGCGTCCCCTTTCCAGGAAGAAGGTCCACACACTGGCTATGACGGCTGTCAGCTTTCACCAGATCGAGTTCACGTTCGACCGGCGCGTGATGAGCGCCATCCTGAATGAGTGCCGCGAGTTGCTGCACCAGGCCATCAACCGCCACCTGACGGCCAAGAGCCACTCGCGGGTCAACCACGTGTTCAACCACTTTGCCGACTGTGACTTCCTCGCGGCGCTCTACGGGCCGTCTGAGGTGTACCGCGGCCACCTGCAAAGGATCTGTGACGGCGTCAACAAGATGCTGGACGAGGGCAACCTTTGACCTCTCCCCAGGACCTTTTGACCCCTCCCCCTTTAACCTTTTGAGGCATTACCTGGTAGTGTGAAATCCACCACAGGGTTGCCTTATTGGCTTGCATTGTTGTTTTTAAGAGACTGACGTTATGCATATTGTATGTGgacatttacagttgatgtcggaagtttacatacacttaggttggagtcattaaaacttgtttttcaaccgctccacaaatttcttgttaacaaattatagttttggcaagtcggttaggacatctaagtaatttttccaacaattgtttaccgaCAGAttatcacttataattcactgtatcacaatttctgtgggtcaaaagtttacatacactgagttgactgtgcctttaaacagcttggacaattccagaaaatgatgttatggctttagaagcttctgaatgACTAATtgccatcatttgagtcaattggaggtgcacctgtggatgtatttcaaggcctaccttcaaactcagtgctgctttgcttgacatcatgggaaaatcaaaagaaatcaaccaagacctcaggaaaaaggttgtggttcatcattgggagcaatttccaaacgcctgaaggtaccacgttcatctgtacaaacaatagtatgcaagtataaacactatgggaccacgcagccatcatatcgctcaggaaggagactcgttctgtctcctagagattaatgtactttggtgcgaaaagtgctgtttggtcataatgaccatcgttatgtttggaggaaaaatggggcgcttgcaagctgaagaacaccatccaaccgtgaagcacgggggtggcagcatcatgttgtgggtgtgctttgctgcaggagggactggtgcacttcacaaaatagatggtatcatgaggaggaaaattatgtgcgTATGTTGATAttcaacatctcaagacctcagtcaggaagttaaagcttggtcgcaaaagggtcttccaaatggacaatgaccccaagcatacttccaaagttgtggcaaactgGTTTAAGGACAAAGtttaggtattggagtggccatcacaaagccctgacctcaatcctatagagaatttgtgggaagaactgaaaaagtgtgtgagagcaaagaggcctacaaacctgattcaattgcaccagctctgtcaggaggaatgggccaaaattcatacaacttattgtgggaaggctacccgtaacgtttgacccaagttaaacaatttaaaggcaatgctaccaaatactaattgattgcatgtaaacttctgacccactgggactgtgatgaaagaaatagacgctgaaatcattctctactattattctgacatttcacgttctcaaaataaagtggtgatcctacctgatctaaaacagattttttaccaggattaaatgtcaggaattgtgataaactgagtttaaatgtatttggctaaggtgtatgttaacttccgacttcaactgtacttactTTTGTGTTTTCTCGTGTGTCCTTCCAACATTACTGTACAACACTGAAGGATGCTTTAGTTAGTCCGAAGTTTCTTCTAGCTTCTTTCTTTAAAGGAAAAACATGGACCTCTCCAGTGAATGTAGAACACAAGCTCTTGTCAATCATTTCTGGACCGAGGACTTCACCAGTGCCTTGGCAATGTCTTTTTTTCCTATATAGACCAAGGGGTGTCTGTTCCCCCTGGCAACAAGGCATGATTCCAACCACAGCGTAAAGGTCGTATGTGTGAGTGGTGAATTGAATGGGCTGAAATGCTTTTAGAGCAAAAGAAAGAGGACAATTATAGATTTTAACCTACTTCAGGACAACTATAAGGGACTCTGTATTTAGAAACAGGAGTGCTACTTGAGGTTAAACAAGCACtgtagtttgtttgtttgtaataATAAACATTCTAGTAAAAAATCATGAGCTGATGAACACCCAAAAATATTTGTAGAGGTGCAGAGGTGTTACTTATTTTTATGTAACAGTTCACATAACAGACCAATAATCCAGATTCAGTATCCACATGGCCTCTATATCCTAAGGAAGTCTGTACTGTGTTTGGAACAAAATACCTGTATTGCCTGCTTTGGCCCCAATGACCTGTGTCATTGAGCTGCTGACTCATCAGCTCGTTAACCTCATCTGAGCTGTACTGAACCCACCGCCCAGCAAATACTTTGatttctgtaaatgatgtctctgCACAGGTGAGAGACTCCATGTACAGTCATGTTAATGACTGGAGGATATGGGAAAGGGAAGTAGCTTCCTACATGAGGTTCTCTTTGTTGGTGAGATCCAGGCTGTTTCGTCACATAGCATAGGGAGAGACCGGGTATTATAGATTAGAGCAGAGACCTAAACAATACCTGATTGTACCTTCCATGATTCCATATAATTAATCCCCTACTCTGTGCCAATAATACAGATAATCCACTTCGCTCCAACACCCCATCCCCCTTTAATGTGATTGAGATCCCCATCTCTGCTTGATGCAAGTCCTATTTGGGGtgaatttttttgtattttttatgaacAATTTAAATTGTTATTTAGAATTATATCCTACTATCCTGCACATAATGTATGTTATGTTTGTTTATCTAGACCTATCTCTGCGTGTTTGTATGGCTGAGCCTGTCTAGGAGACTGTTTGTGCTGTGGCCTCATTTAGTATTCTCAGTGACCGTGTATACCTGTGAGGAGCAGCAGCAGAGTTGTAATGAGCACTGTGTCCTCCAGGATCTACTCTGTCACGGAAACCCTCTTCTGTACTGTAGCAGCTTTGCCAAAGAGGAAAGCAATCTCACAATTGTGAAAATGATATTTTCTAAAGGAACATTACTAAGGAAAACCATATGCACAAGATGATGAATGTCATGTTTTCAAATTTTACATTCCGTTTTTTCCGTACCTTTTGTGTTGTCTCCATTTTGACTTAATTGTTATTTGTTATATCCACCTACGTCTGGGGGAGTTGCAGTAAGTGAATGCTCACAGGACTAGAACATTGAAGTCCCAGAATATTTGAGCTAGTTTAGAACTTAAATGTCAAAGATTCCATTCTTCCCAATATCAACACTTCTCAGGGTTAAGTCTTAGAGAGCTTGTACTCATGAAAAACTTAATGAAACAATTTTACCAATTTGTCTTCATACATTTCAGATAAGCTCACGATTCTTAAGTCATGTTGTATTTTTACCGATGGATTGTGAAATTGGATTGTGATGTATATATTGTTTTAGTGTCCCTTCTCTTTACTAGATATGAGAAATATGTAAATGAATActcctttttttttaaatcaataaatTCTTTGTCTTTTCTTGATTAAAGCACCAGTCTCTTTCCAGCTCAATGCTAAATTTCAGCAGCTAGATCAGAATGTAATCTGTGTGCGTCTGACCTGGATTGGGTCAGCCAAATCCCTTCCGCCTGGTCAGGACATTGTTAGCCATGTTCCTAAAGTAAACACAAGCCTAACTTCCTGACAAACAATTttgtttttgtgtattttttttcttgAACTTAATTTCCAAACGGAAGTGCCCAGGTCAAAGGTAAAGGTGGAGGCCAATAGCGTAGAAATTAAGCGTTTCCACTCAGAATTGACATGGCTACAGTAATTCTTTATATTGGTCAGGATTCAGGAAATGTTCTATCCGCTTGTGAATGGAAAGGTCAAAGCTCAAATCAAGCTCAAATGCCAGCTGTGTGAATTCATTTGTAGCTATTGGTTTTGATCATTTCTGAAAGACAGTGTCAGGATAGATTATCCGATCTAGCTATTTTTGACAAAGAAAGAAATGATTGTAAAGACTTAAATGTACTGGTAAGTGGCCAATCATTTTCTGAATCATCATGATAAGATACATAATGGTCTCTTCGGGGTGGACAGAGGAGATATCGAAGCCTCACAGAAAATGGGTGGCACACACTTCTAAAAGTTTCTATAATACTTGTTTATTTTGTTCAGTCCAGTTGATAATTTTTCTCCCCAGTGTGGCTTGCTTCAATGGTGAGGCTACATTTTTTACTTTGGAACTGCCAGTCCCTGACTTGTTTATCAAAGTGGATATTAATGTAAACTTTAATACATTTTTGTATGAAGCCGCCTTCCATTGGGGCATgactataatgtttacataatgaGCCAACTACGAAGGAGAAGTGCTGCATCTTAAACAGGAGGCAAGctgaacacaggaggttggtggcaccttaattggggaggacgggcttgtagaaatggctggagcggaatgtgTGGAATGGTGCCATTCCATTTGTTCCAGAGATTatcatgagccatcctccccACAGCAGCCCCTGCTGAACAGTGCAGGCCTGTGAAGACATTAGTCAGTCCACTCACATTCACTCAATCCATGTGTTAAAGAGTCTATCCCAACCCTGTCCCAATTACCAGACACACCACAGGTTGGCATCCATAAAGATAGGTTTTTAAAGGTCCACATCACTCCAAATAATGTTTTCAGACCTCAAAATTGGTTCAATGTGGTGATCATGTCCCACACCATCTGTGATGTAGATCCAGCTATGCCTCAACATCAAATGAATGTGAAAGATGGGCAGCGTCTAATTTTACAGATTTATTCAGTGCTTATTGTTTCTATTTATGGATCAGAATGTGGTATCATTAATCCAGAAAATGGTTTTGCACcagcagtattgtctcttataCAGTATACAGGCGAATCTCAGAAATCCACAAAGCTCTTTACTTGATTTTAATGTATTAGGTAAATGGCACAATACACTGTATGGCAACGTTCCAGTTCATTTGCTGAATTGTTCTTGAGTTTCATCTGTTTTTGcacaaataaaatgaaatataaaTGTACGTAATAATTTCCTTTTTCAGaatcagacctgcctaattctaatttacaacatttgtttttgtgtttaatcggctaaattacacattctgttaacatatgaccttgcaatttgtagtctgacatttcagatttacataTTAAGTAGTTTGGTAGTAGTggactactttttcaaagtatatttttcttaagggtagcttaacttcttccggtgtaaagtaattggtagctcggtaaactacagtgccttgcgaaagtattcggcccacttgaactttgcgaccttttgccacatttcaggcttcaaacataaagatataaaactgtatttttttgtgaagaatcaacaacaagtgggacacaatcatgaagtggaacgacatttattggatatttcaaacttttttaacaaatcaaaaactgaaaaattgggcgtgcaaaattattcagcccccttaagttaatactttgtagcgccaccttttgctgcgattacagctgtaagtcgcttggggtatgtctctatcagtttttcccatcgagagactgacattttttcccattcctcctttcaaaacagctcgagctcagtgaggttggatggagagcatttgtgaacagcagttttcagttctttccacagattctcgattggattcaggtctggactttgacttggccattctaacacctggatatgtttatttttgaaccattccattgtagattttgctttatgttttggatcattgtcttgttggaagacaaatctccgtcccagtctcaggtcttttgcagactccatcaggttttcttccagaatggtcctgtatttggctccatccatcttcccatcaattttaaccatcttccctgtccctgctgaagaaaagcaggcccaaaccatgatgctgccaccaccatgtttgacagtggggatggtgttttcAGTGTGATGAGccatgttgcttttacgccaaacataacgttttgcattgttgccaaaaagttcaattttggtttcatctgaccagagcaccttcttccacatgtttggtgtgtctcccaggtggcttgtggcaaactttaaacaacactttttatgggtatctttaagaaatggctttcttcttgccactcttccataaaggccagatttgtgcaatatacaactgattgttgtcctatggacagagtctcccacctcagctgtagatctctgcagttcatccagagtgatcatgggcctcttggctgcatctctgatcagtcttctccttgtatgagctgaaagtttagagggacggccaggtcttggtagatttgcagtggtctgatactccttccattttaatgttatcgcttgcacagtgctccttgggatgtttaaagcttgggaaatctttttgtatccaaatccggctttaaacttcttcacaacagtatctcggacctgcctggtgtgttccttgttcttcatgatgctctctgcgcttttaacggacctctgagactatcacagtgcaggtgcatttatacggagacttgattacacacaggtggattgtatttatcatcattagtcatttaggtcaacattggatcattcagagatcctcactgaactcccggagagagtttgctgcactgaaagtaaaggggctgaataattttgcacgcccaatttttcagtttttgatttgttaaaaaagtttgaaatatccaataaatgtcgttccacttcatgattgtgtcccacttgttgttgattcttcacaaaaaaatacagttttatatctttatgtttgaagcctgaaatgtggcaaaaggtcgcaaagttcaagggggccgaatactttcgcaaggcactgtatatattttttagagtAGCTTCCCCATCACTGAGTTTCATACATGCTTGAGTTTCTTTTGTCAGTAGATCCAGGGTTAGAAAAGTGCTATATTTGTCATTCATTTGTATTCCCTTCACATCCACAACTCTTTGCCTCATCCTGTATGCTTAAAGAGGCTCTCCCCTCTGGCAAGTGGAGCTATGACAGTTACCTGGGACTTGAAGTCTTTCAAACCCTCTTTTCTCTTGCTCTGGTGAATCCTCTGAGTGCACCTGACTGACGTGTTATTTCAAAGATGAAAGCCGAAAGACATCAAAAGGGaaaacaatgtaagaaatacacAAGAACAGACTGAAGCATGCTGTTCTTTTACACGGTGGTAAGACCTCATGCTGGACTCAGGAATGCCAGTACTTTAATGAGAATTGAGGGAGTTGACTCACAATGTTTTTTTCCTGCAATGTAGTCAGTCATTCTCTAAGACagcaaaaaaaatatgtatttcaatatactgtattgcACTTGAAGCATCTCTGCTGTTTAAATGGCTATAGTTCTAAAGTTACCAAAATGCCCTTAGGGGCTTCAGACTGTGACAATACCTTTTTTCACAGAGCTTTGACAACATATGGGGTCTTTCCAGAGGACAATCTCCGCCACACGCTTACATAACGCTGCTTCTGCTTCTCTCTGGCGCTGTGCtgtgtagacagagacagaagctCCACCAGGATATATAGCTAGTCTACTGTGGCTCTGTTACTGTGTAGTGCCTGTAAAGTTGTGGTGGCTCTATAAGGACAGACATTACCATAATGTAATGGATGGAGTGAAGGTCTCCAACTGGGCTCCACCGTACGTCGACTGCTGTTAGACGAGCAACAGCGACAGGTACTTATTATTCCACATTGACTTTCAAATGAGCTACCATTGTGCATTTTCGCAGCCTGGACGTTATTTATGATCCACACACAGTGGGAGGGTGATTGGTTGAAAGCAGAGAGTTTTAGCCAGAGGTATGATGAGTAAAGTCCAGCAAATGAGAGCCCGAcaattcaggtgtgtgtgtgtctgt from Oncorhynchus mykiss isolate Arlee chromosome 1, USDA_OmykA_1.1, whole genome shotgun sequence includes:
- the tnfaip8l1 gene encoding tumor necrosis factor alpha-induced protein 8-like protein 1; this translates as MDSFSTKSLALQAQKKLMSKMATKSMANLFIDDTSSEVLDELYRVTKEYTHNRKEAQKIIKNLIKMVVKLGVLYRNNQFSGEELVLVESFRKKVHTLAMTAVSFHQIEFTFDRRVMSAILNECRELLHQAINRHLTAKSHSRVNHVFNHFADCDFLAALYGPSEVYRGHLQRICDGVNKMLDEGNL